The Spirochaetota bacterium genomic sequence CGGATCGTCAACGTCACCGAGCGCCGGCGCCGTGTCCCCATCGGGAACTTGTTTTTACATTGGCGGGGTTGAGTTCGACGCTGCTGTCACTTGCACTGAAGCGTCAGGCTGGACCCTCGGCGGAGAGGATGAATCGTGGACCTATGCGGCAGGGGCGGTTGAATACAGAACCGGTTCAGGAAGCCAGACCGCATCATGGACCCTTGGTACATCGTCAAAATGGGCGGCGGCTGTCGTGGCCTATGCGGAAGCGGCAAGCGCAACCTACGGATGGCTCAACAGAAATTTCTTGTGGGGTAACTACTGATGATAGATTTCATAATCAAAAAGGGTTCGACTTCCGTTATCCTCCCCGTGTCGCTGTATGATTCATCCAGCACGACCGGGGGAAAGTTATCCGGGCTCGTATATAACTCATCGGGGCTGACCGCCTATTATAATCGAATGGGGGCGAGCGGATCGGCCGTGGCTATCACGCTGGCAACTGCCACAAAGGGAACATGGGCAACGGGCGGTTTTGTAGCCATCGACGGAACCAATATGCCAGGTGACTATGAGCTGCACATTCCCAACGCCGCATTGGAAAGCGGGGCAAACCATGTATTGATACAAATAAAAGGCGCGTCAAACCTGGCCCCAAAAAACATTCTTATCAAACTGGTCGATAACGAAGAAAAAGACACATACGATATTGTAAATCACGCCAATTATGGCAACGCTCAACTTGTCAGATCGACCACGCCGGCCAACACCCTTGATGTATCAAGTACAGGAGAGGCGGGACTCGATTTTGCAAACATCAAAGACGCGGCGAGCGCAAAAACGTTGAATAATATCACCATCCCGACCGTTACCACTGTAACCGATGCCGTGGGGGTGAGCGCGATGGCTGACGCCGTACTGGATGAGGTTGTGGAGGGGACGCTCACTCTTAGACATATGATGAGGATTTTCGAGGCCGCCCTCGCCGGGAAACTCACGATAACCGATAATGGAACGACATATACATTCGCTTTCCGCGATGTGGCAGACTCAAAGGATCGAATTAGCGTCACGGTTAATAAAACATCGAAAAATAGAACAGCGGTAACTGTGGACGGGGCATAGGATGAATTATTTTTCAAATCATTTTCCGTCCGACTTTTGGGGCGGGGGTTACTTCGGGGCCGATGATTCAACGGTGATAAATCAATCCGCGGCGATACTTTCCGTGAGTGGAATGGCTATGACGCGATCTCTATTTCTCCCCCGGTCAGCGACGATGATTTCCACGTCCAGAATGTCCGGCGCGTCATCCCTGCTCCTGCAGCAATCGGCCGCGTTCCTGTCCCGGTCTGCCATGGCAGCCGCCCAGGTCCTCAGATTGCCGGTCTCCGCCGTGATCCGTTCGGTCTCAGGTATGGCGTCCACCGCGTCCCTTCGGTTGCAGCGGACAGCGGAATTTCTGTCACGTTCCGGAGTATCGGCGAGCGTTTCCCTCGGCCTGCAGCAATCGGTGGTGTTCCGTTCGGTTTCCGGTTTCTCCGCCATTCTCGGAAACGTGCTGTCTCAGGCCGCGGTATTCCTCTCTCGCTCGGGATTTGCGGAAACGCCCTCGTTATGGCTCAGGCAATCAGCCGTGTTCAGATCGGTTTCAGGGATGAGGTCGTCGGTCACTTTCCTGTTGTCGGCGGTATTCCGTTCGATATCTGGTTTCGCGGCGGCCCTGGCCTCGGACAAGGGGAAATTTAAGCTCTATGCAAAAATCAGGAATGCTTCGCGCCTGAGCGCGGAGATCCATAATTCATCGGAATTATCGGCGCAGATAAAAAATAATTCCCGGCTTACCGGGGAAATCAAAATCAAATAGGAGCACTACAATGGCACAAGGCGGCATGACACGATATTTACACAGGGAGCTGTTGGACCACGTCCTCGGGGTTGGGGCTTATTCTCCACCCTCGGCGCGGTATCTGGCATTATTCACGGTTGCCCCGTCGAGCACCGGGGGCGGAACTGAATGCGCGGATGCGAACTATGCACGGCAGAGCATAGGCACGTTCAACGCGGCGACTGACGCGGACCCCGCTGCCGGCACGAACAACGCGGCGGTCACATTCCCGGCAATGGCGGCGTCACAGACGATTGTAGCGGTCGGGATATTCGACGCGCTCACCGGCGGGAACCTGCTCTTCTGGGTGCTGGCGTCGTTCACCGCGGGCGTTGGGGTACAGGTGCAATTCGCGGCCGGGAACCTGTCCTGTCAGCTCACCTATTCGCCGTCGTAAGAGGTTATTATGGTTATCAAAAAGCGCAACCATACGGAGTGGGAGGTCGGGCCGGTCCTGAAGGCTGACGGAAGCCCGGCCAATCTCTCCGATTATAACGCAATCATCTACCAGGTGAAGGCGAAGCCGGAGGACACGACGGTGATCATTTCCGCTACCCTTGCGGCGAGTGAGATTGCAATCAATAAACCGGAAACTGGCTGGATCACGATCACTCTCACCACAGCGAAAACGACGCTTCTCACGGCGAACAGGAAATTGCACCACGCCGTGAAGTTCATCGCCGGGACCGAGGAATACGAAACCGAGCTGACCGACGAGGAAGGGTTCGATGCGGAACATCTGGAAGTGAAACAGCACGTGATAACACCGGCACCATAGGGAGAATGCCATGAATATAATCCAACGTCCGGAAGTTTTCGAGAAATATCACAACGGCTTCGAGAGGACCAGGTCCATCAGGATCGTCGTGATCCACGGCACCGAGGGCGGGGCCAGCTCCCATGAGCTGATCGATGGGTGGATCCTCAAAGACACTTTCGAACGGGCGAAGGCCTACCGGAATGGCGAAGGGTTTAATTATAACATCGACTACGACGGTACGATCAATCAGTTTACCGATCCAGCGCTATGGTGGCATTATCATTCAAGCACCTGGCGCGGGCTCCAGGACCGGCAGAATGAGTATGATGCCTATACGGTCGGCATTGAGCTCATGAACCCGGCGAGATGGAACGATCCTCTCGGACCGAACGGAGCGCCCTACACCGGGCCGCAATATGAATCGCTGTTTGAATTGCTCATGGCGAAACTGTTACCGGAGAACCCGGAGCTATGTACCATATCAGGCCATGGCGTTATTCAGAGGAAATACATCGGGAAGTACAAACGTTGTCCCGGCCCCGGCTTCAACTGGGATGCGCTCGCCACGGCGCTCAGAATGAATCACTATCAATGCGATACCGGGGATGAATGTATCATGAATATTGTGAGGCCAGTATGAACCAACTAAAAAGCTATCTGCAAGCAGGGACGAAAGACTCCATGATGCGCCTCGGTTTCTTCGTGATCATCATCAATTCATCGGTCGTGTGTTTTACCGTCTGCTTTCTCGCCGTGTACACCATGGTAACGACCGGGAACTTCAAGGACGTTGCCGAGCTGATCAAGGCTTTCGCCTTCTTCGTCGCGGGGCTCCTGGGCCCGGTGTCGATCGGGAAGGGTGTCCAATCATTCGGAGAGCGTCCATATTACAGTAATGGGAATTCACCTTTTGGCGAACAGCCATAGGGAAAATAAATTATAGGAGAGTATCAATGATTACGCTCACATCTGTTTTATCTTTTCTGAAATCGCTTTTCACCGTTGATTTCTGGAAAGCAAACTGGGGGAAGGTTGTCGCCTTCGCCGTGTTCACGGTCGTTGTCTTCATCTTCGGCAATATCTCCGGGTGCGATATTCGCGGGAAGATGGACGCGAAGATCGTTCAGGAAGCTGTCGGGGTCAAGAAGACGAACGATACCGGCGGAAAGCCCAAATAATATGGTTGGTTGTCCCGGTGGCGATCGCTGCCGGGACAGGAGGGTTCTATGAAAATTAAAAATGTCATCATACTTTGCATTGTCGTCGCTGCTGTCTCCATAATCGGCACGGCGCTTATCTGTCGTTATTGCTTTCCCTGTCCGGAGGCCCCCACGATTAAGATTGAGGATGAGGGGGAAACCAAATCGGGGGATAAGGCCCCGGCGCCTGGTGGATACAACGGGGGAGAGATCGGCATAACCGCCGCGATGAAGGAAGGGAAGTTCTTCACTGTCAGGGCTGAGAACAAATACAAGTGGAGCGAGAGGACCTACACCCTGGGGGCAATCTGTCCGGTTGCCGTCCGTCCGTATTCGCTCATGCTGCAGGCTCACGCTCTCGCCGGGTACAACAAGGAGCTGCAGAAGATGAACGCCTTTGTCGGCGGCACGGTTTCATGGCTCTGGAATTTCAAAGCCGGAGGCCTCGGGGTCGGAGTTACTTATCTCCACGGCCTTGTCATCGATGAGTGGTACGCCGGGGCGAGTGTGACCGGCAAGATTGATATAGGAAAAATACAATAATACAGGAGGTTGAATCCGGATGAAGTAACGGTTAAAAACATAATGTGACATGATGCCCCCGGTCGGGAAGCCGGGGGCGTTTTATTCTTGACGATGATAGACCCTCTTTGATGATTACATCGAGAGGTATTTATGATAGTTAATGGTGTTGAATTTGAGTACAGATATTTTCTGGATTGGGAGCCTGAGGAAGCCGCCATCGGTGCCAAGACGATTGAAGAACTCGAACAGAAGTTCAATGAGGCAATACAGTATTTGAGATCATTTGAAGCAACCGGAAAAGTCTTCGTTAACTTCGAGGGTGGGTATCAAAAAAACGGTTGTATATCAATATGGACGAATGATGAACAAATGGCAAAAGAACATGGGTTTGAGGATTTCGCCAAAATAATAGAAGAAGAAGATAAAAGGTAGCAAGACGAAATACTCAAACCCCAATCATTATTGCCACTGTATTCGAATACTAACCGTCGCGCACTCCTGGACATATATATAAACCCCGTTGGCGCAACGGTATTCGCTCGTACCAAAACAGGTGCTCATCCCCTCGTCGGTGCATGAGGAAGGAACGCTGTTGGACGATCTCTTTTGTTGTTCTTCCATCGCTGATAACAGAGTCGGTAATTGAGACTTTTGTTCATTATCGCAAGCCACCAATAGACCAATAACCGCAGTAATTGCGCACAATACCTTTTTCATATCCCCGTTCTCCTGTTGTTGTGTGTTCTATATATTTGACTATATAATATTAATTTGAATAGCGATCGTCAATAAAAACTTTCACTTTTTTAGAAAAATGAATGTTTTACACCGATAAGAAATCTTATGTCTCATAAAAACGCCCCGGATTGCTCCGGGGCAATATCAGATTTAATTGGAGGATAATGTCAGAATTTCGGCCCCTTGGCGGGCTCTTTATCCTGCTGCTGTCCCTCCCCCGGTTCGGTCTTCTCGCCCGGATCCCCCTCCTCGACCGTCGCATCATCGATGATAATGTCGTCCAGCTGGTCCCCGACGCGATCCTGGATAGGCCGGCTGTCCTTCACCGGTTCACCGTCATCGACTGCGAGGGCCATCGCAAGGCCCTCTTTCATCGCGGCATAGGGCTTCAGGAAGCGCTTCGCGGCCGTCTTCAGATACTGCTGATCGGGATCGGTTACCCAGGCGCAGTCCTCGGCCTTCATTTTCTTGTCCTGTACCGCCCGCCATGCCCGGCTGTGGTGGTCCCGAATCTTCTCGATGTCCTCGGCGGTTATGTAATCGACACGCCGTTTCCCGTTCAGCTCCTCGATGATGGCGTACACCCCGACAAGCTTGCCCCGCTTCGTCTTGCCGTCCCAGGTGTGCTTTGCGGTTCCTCCGGCGAAGTCGATAGAGAAATCATCACCGTCGTAAACAGCACGGACATCGATGTCGTTCAGGACCTTGTTCGGTTCCGTGAGACAGATGAATTTGTAGCCGACGGCCGAGACCACCAGCTCGGCCTTGTCTCCCATGGGGACAATATACGCCTGCGGCAGGGTCCCGCCGATCTGCACCCCGAGCTGTACCGCCTTCAGGATGGAATTGAAAATTGACTGCCTGCCATCGGGCGTTTTGGTGAGCGGGATCAATTTCTTGCTTCCCATGACCTCGGTGAGAGCGCGGGTGAAATACATATTCATGTCGATGTTCGCGGGGAGATATGCCGCTTTTTGCCCCCACATCCCCTCCTTCTTTTCGTTTACCAGTACGATAAGCGGATTCTTTTGTTCTGCCATGCTTAATACCTCATATTCCTAAATTTGTTTTCATATATGATCCCTTCTTTTTTTAGGGCCTTATACCATTTCGGATGCTTCTCAAGGAGGACCTTGTCCTTCACGTAATTTTTATTCACGTCGAACGCCGTCGCGAGACTCTCGCCGCTGCTCGATTCAAGGTACTTGTTCGCACCGAGAAGGATCCCAATCCCGTTCTTGATGTCGTCGAGCTCGTTTTTAATTTCCTTCTCGCGGGCCCTGAGCCTCGCCGCCCGATCGATCATTTCCTTGACCCGCTGTTCGTCTTCGCCCCCGACGACGGCCTTCGATTCGGCGTCAAGCGCCGGGTTCAGCGCCACCACGTCGCCCCAGGTCTCGGGCTTCGGCGCCTGGTCCTTCTCGACGTGCCACCAGAACCGCTCGCAGATAGCCAGGATCTTCTCCTGTGTGGCCCGGTGCGCCGGTATGGGCCCATAGAGCCGATGCGTCCCGGTGTCGATCATGGCGGTCACATAGCATTGATGCACGTCATAACAGAGCATCTGTGTCTGTACCTGGACGTATACACTCGACGGGATCCCGTTGGCCGAGAGATCGTCGAGATCATAGCCATAGTTTATATCGCCCGTCCGGTGGGCGCTGAAGAAACCGGCGGTCTTCGCCTCCATGATGAAGGGTTCGTCAACCTGAAGGAGATCGGCGTGGGCGACGATATAGCCCCGAGCATGGCGGGCCTCGGTGAAGGACCGTATGTTCTGGAAGTCGCGCCCCCGGAGGACGCTCGTCATGAACGAGGTCCTCGCAGCTTCATCCTCGAAGCATTTCAGCTTGTCCAGGCCCCACTTCAGGACGATCGGCTCCAGCTCCTTCCCCGCCCTGGTGCGCTCGTTGCCCTTGAATGCCTCGGCGCGGCCGGTCTTGACCTGCCATAGCATGAGCGGGGTCTGTCCGTACCGGAGATTCATCAGGGCGAGCGTCGGGACGTCGGAGGCTCCGATATAGCGCCTACCCTTTTCGAAGTTCTTGTCTTTTAATCGGGTGAAGTTATTCACGGTTTTCCTCCAGCTGCGCCAGTTTCACTTCGAGGGCCTCGCAGTGGTCGAGAAGCAGTATGATATTTTCAGCCACATTCGAGGCGATATAACAGTTTTTTCTATTGCGCGCAACAATGGAATACGATCGCAGATATTCCTTAACGCTTTCGATTGAACTCATATCTTATCCCTCACGACGATGTTATAGTCCGGGCTCTTTTCGTTTTTCTTTTCCTTATTTTTGAAGAGAAGAAAATCGAATCTCTTGTCAAGGATGGGGATATGTATTGAGCAGGATATAAACTCCTCACCCGATTCATTATTAACCTTGGTCCATGCGCCGCCTATTTTCATTATTCATCCTCTCCGTTATATTTTAGTTGCATCGGCATTATGAGTGCCGTGAGACCGCTATAGACATTTTCGAATTTAATTATTTTGAAGTTCTCACGGCTGTAATATACATCCCATTCATGCCCCTTTAGATCATTGAGATATTCGTAATTGATTCCCGTTTTTAATGGAAGCCGCTTTAATAACATAACAACGCCCGAATAAGGATGTGTCGAGGTGGCTCTGAATTCTGTTTTCAGATAATCCGTGCAATCCGGTACAACTTGCTTCCAGTTCGGAAAGTTAATGCTGTTGTCTTCTGCCCTATGAATTATAATTTCACTTTTTGCCCGCTTGAGAATAAACCAGTTCCCCGGTTCAAGCTCCATTTCGGCGATATGCATTCGCCGCGAATCGGTACAAATGATTTCCTTTCCCGTGCTGTGGATATGCCGAAAAACTTCTCTTTCGGGATCAGTCCCGGCTGCACTTGTGCAGAAAAAAAACTTTTGAAAATTAGGGTCAAATTTCTTTTGCCTCTTAATTATCAACAAATCCCCCATGGCTTATGCCCTCCTCTTTAAAATTTGTGTCCATACCTTATGACTCCAGCCAGGCTTATAACCGACCGCCCGGGCCAGCGCTTCAATCTCGTCCTTATTCGTCAATTCCGCCGCCTTCGCAATAAGCGCCCGCTGGCGTGTCTTTGGGTCGAATACCTGCAGCCGGCGGACGAATGATGTGAGGTTCTTAACTTTTGCGGGATCAAA encodes the following:
- a CDS encoding N-acetylmuramoyl-L-alanine amidase, which translates into the protein MNIIQRPEVFEKYHNGFERTRSIRIVVIHGTEGGASSHELIDGWILKDTFERAKAYRNGEGFNYNIDYDGTINQFTDPALWWHYHSSTWRGLQDRQNEYDAYTVGIELMNPARWNDPLGPNGAPYTGPQYESLFELLMAKLLPENPELCTISGHGVIQRKYIGKYKRCPGPGFNWDALATALRMNHYQCDTGDECIMNIVRPV
- a CDS encoding recombinase RecT; its protein translation is MAEQKNPLIVLVNEKKEGMWGQKAAYLPANIDMNMYFTRALTEVMGSKKLIPLTKTPDGRQSIFNSILKAVQLGVQIGGTLPQAYIVPMGDKAELVVSAVGYKFICLTEPNKVLNDIDVRAVYDGDDFSIDFAGGTAKHTWDGKTKRGKLVGVYAIIEELNGKRRVDYITAEDIEKIRDHHSRAWRAVQDKKMKAEDCAWVTDPDQQYLKTAAKRFLKPYAAMKEGLAMALAVDDGEPVKDSRPIQDRVGDQLDDIIIDDATVEEGDPGEKTEPGEGQQQDKEPAKGPKF
- a CDS encoding DUF736 family protein, with the protein product MKIGGAWTKVNNESGEEFISCSIHIPILDKRFDFLLFKNKEKKNEKSPDYNIVVRDKI